DNA from Lentibacillus amyloliquefaciens:
TGAACAATAACTTAAAATCTTGTAATTTAATTCATGAGTTTTGTAAAATGTATGTACATGGGCTGACTCATGATTTACTAGGACACAAAAAGAGCTGACTCTTTCACGGAGGGTCAGCTCTTTTTGCATGTAAATTTTAAATATGAGGTGGTCTGTGCCCCCCGCTCCGGAAATACACGCCGCTTTCCGCGGGGGCTGGTGAGCCAACTTGTGCCAAGGCACTTCGCTGTCTCACCTATGCCTTTGTTCCCGCAGGAGTCGGCGTGTATTTCTCCGCTAAGGTTGTATGCTCATGTACTGCCATGGTACAGTAAGCCTTTTCCAGCGCAGGCAATATGCGTAGACTCAATCAGAACAGCCACGTGTCCGAAGACCCCCGCAAGAAAGCGGTCTTTGCTTTCTGAGGAGGCTGAGGCCGTGCCCATGAAAAGCGGGTTTTATTGCCGGAGCGGCTTTTAGCACTCAGTGATAATTAGAAGGTGTTAGACTCTTTGATGAGAACTTTCACTGTGTCGCAGTTTACATCAATTGCGCGGTTATATAGAAATAAAATTCAAGAGAAAGAGGCTTCAAAAATACAAAGTTTCTTTGTGGTCCGGCCCCGCTGTTTAGCTATCAAAACAGCGTATCAAATACTTTTTCAAATAAACCTTGCTCTTCTTTCTCGTTTTTTTCCTCCTCTTCCGGCTGCCCCTGGTCTTCGGGCATATGAATCGTGCAGTGCTCCCGTGGCTCGGTTCCTTCCTTGAAATACATAACCCGGCTTGTGTCGCAATAAGAGGTCGCACGCTTACCGCTTTTGGGATCGATGGGAACCCCGGTAACGCCGGAAGGTATATCAAATTTTTCCTTTCCGATGTCTTCATGGGCATCTGTCATGAAGGACGCCCAAATATTCTTGGCATATGCTTCCTCACGGGTTTTTGTGATCTGTTTGTTATCGTCATATCCTGTCCAGATGCCTGTAACGAGTGACGGGCTGTAACCTACCATCCAGCTGTCGGTTTCGGTGGTTCCTGATTTGCCGGCATACGTTCTGTTCAGCTGATCCGCAATTGATGAGCCGGTTACAGTCATATAACCATCCAGTGACCGGTCAAACATCCCGGTCATCAATTGGCTTAGCACAAAGACAGATTGCGCATCCAACACCTGGTCACTTTCTTTCCGGTTCCTCTCAAAAACGGTGTTGCCATTTCGGTCAACAATCTTGGCTACTGTGTGGCTGGTAATATCATGGCCGCCATTTGCCAGCATGCCATACCCTGTGACCATTTCTTCAACTGTAACGGCGGCCGTCCCTAATGCAAGAGAAGGCACGGCAGGAAGGTCACCGCTGAAACCAAATGTCTCTGCTGTGTTCGCCAAATGGTCCGGACCGAGATACAAATTGGTCTTAACGGCATAAACATTATCCGATAAGGCGAGCGCTTGGGCGAGGGTGATTTGTTCATTTGCGTAATAGCCATTATAGTTGCTCGGCTGATACACCTCGCCGTCTTCAAGCCTGAATGCGGTCGGTTTGCTCATCAGCATCGTTGCGGGAGTATAGCCATTGTTGAGTGCTGCATAATACAAAAATGGCTTAAACGCTGACCCCGGCATACGCTTGGCGCTGGTCGCCCTATTGAAGGGGCTTTCTGTATAGTTTTTTCCGCCGATAAGCGCACGAATTCCTCCGGTGTCCGGATTCAGGGCAATAGCGCCGATTTCGATGCTGCTGCCGGATGCCATTTCATTCTTCGTATTATTTTTCAGTTGATCCTGAAGCTGTTTATCGAGTGTCGTGTGAATTTTATAGCCGCCCGAGCGGATTTTTTCGGCATCAAGATCTAAGATGCCGGATGCTTCATTTAATGCTGCATCTTGAAAATACGGTGCAACCGACACATTTTCCCGCTGCTCCGTCTCTGTGAACGCCAATTTTTCCCGACTGCTGAGATAGTAAGCTTGGCCGGATATGAAATTAATTTCCCGCATTGAGCTTAGCACCCGGCGCTGGCGATCTTTGGCATTTTCCATATGGTTAAATGGTGAGTAGTATGAAGGGCCTTTTGGAATGGCGGCAAGCATCGATGCCTCTGCCAGCGTCAGGTCGCTTGCCGGTTTATCGAAAAAATGTCTGCTCGCTGTTTCCGCCCCGTAAGCGCCATGTCCATAGTAAATTGTGTTCAAATAACCTTCGAGCAGTTCGTCTTTTGTATAATACATTTCCAGCCTTACTGTATAAAAAGCTTCCTTCAGCTTGCGTGCCCAGGTTTTATCATGTGTCAGAAATAAATTACGGGCATATTGCTGAGACAGTGTGCTGGCGCCTTCGTCCAGTGAAAGGCTTCTGATATCAGATATAGCTGCACCAACTATCCGCTGCAGATCAAATCCGTTATGGTCATAAAAATGTCGATCTTCAATTGCCAGAGTTGCCTCAACTAAATGAGGGGAGATGTCTTCCAAATCGGCCCAGTTTCGGTTTTCGGCACCGCTATCTTGACCAATTATCTCGCCGTCGGTGCTGTAATAAATGGTGTTTTGATCATTGGCAAGCTCCGGCGGCCCCATCAGAAAGCTGACGAAATAGACCCCGCCAAGGAGCAGAAATCCCAACATCAACAAACCAATCGGCACCAGGTAAAACAACCGATATTTATTCCCTTTCAAGCGCAAAATTGATTTCATACGTTTAACCCCATTTATCCCGCATGTAATGGACAGTAACCCGCCCGGGAACGGCGGCTAACTGTCCCTAAATGTCCGATTCTGTTCAACTAACATTCAGCGGGAAAAAGCATTCCGCTGAATGAAGTTTCACTTTATCCCGCATGTAATGGACAGTAACCCGCCCGGGAACGGCGGCTAACTGTCCCTAAATGTCCGATTCGTTCATCTAACAATCAGTGGGGGGGAGAAAGAATACCCCACTGATTGAAGATTCACTTTATAGCATGGTCCTTCTTTCATTATGGGGAAAAATAAAAGGAAATAAACTTAAGAAGACAGTAAGTTTCACTGAATGAAGTTTCTCTATATATTGAAATTCTCCCGGTTTTATCGCTATAATAGGGTATTATATTAAGCAGGAGCGATTTAAATGGAAAACAATCCGAAAGAGGTAGCTGTTGAGCTTAAGACAGCTATTGATGATAACGGCGAGATGGAATACAATACGGTCAGAGCAACGGGACAATTATTTCAAAAAAGCCGAATGGATGTTTTGAGCTATGAAGAAACAGCTGAGGACGGTTCGCCGATTAAAAATATGATCACAATTTATTCAGATAGGGTGGCCGTAAAACGGACAGGGCTTGTCAATATGCATCAGCACTTCCGCGAACGAAAAACGTCGGAAAATGTTTTCCAGCATCCGCACGGAAACATACATATGGAAACATTCACTAATACCATCACCTACCAGGCACTGTCCGATAACCAGAAGGGTATGCTTATCATTGATTATGTCGTGAAGCTGAACGGACAGGATGAGCGCAACCATCAATTAACATTAACGATTCGACATAAGGAGGGCTTATAATGAGCAATGCATTATCACAAATAGAAGAGACGCTGAAACAACAAATCACCGCAGCTGTCCTGACAGCCGGTCTTGCTGAGGAGAGCGAACTGCCGGAAGTTGTACTTGAAAAACCAAAGGAAAAAGCACACGGTGATTTTGCCACAAATATTGCCATGCAACTTGCGAAAATTGCTAAAAAAGCCCCGCGGCAAATTGCAGAAGACATTGCCGAAAATATTGATGAATCGAAAGCATCTGTCGAAAAGATAGATATCGCCGGTCCCGGTTTTATCAACTTCTTCATGAAAAATGATTTTCTTGGTGATTTGATTCC
Protein-coding regions in this window:
- a CDS encoding transglycosylase domain-containing protein encodes the protein MKSILRLKGNKYRLFYLVPIGLLMLGFLLLGGVYFVSFLMGPPELANDQNTIYYSTDGEIIGQDSGAENRNWADLEDISPHLVEATLAIEDRHFYDHNGFDLQRIVGAAISDIRSLSLDEGASTLSQQYARNLFLTHDKTWARKLKEAFYTVRLEMYYTKDELLEGYLNTIYYGHGAYGAETASRHFFDKPASDLTLAEASMLAAIPKGPSYYSPFNHMENAKDRQRRVLSSMREINFISGQAYYLSSREKLAFTETEQRENVSVAPYFQDAALNEASGILDLDAEKIRSGGYKIHTTLDKQLQDQLKNNTKNEMASGSSIEIGAIALNPDTGGIRALIGGKNYTESPFNRATSAKRMPGSAFKPFLYYAALNNGYTPATMLMSKPTAFRLEDGEVYQPSNYNGYYANEQITLAQALALSDNVYAVKTNLYLGPDHLANTAETFGFSGDLPAVPSLALGTAAVTVEEMVTGYGMLANGGHDITSHTVAKIVDRNGNTVFERNRKESDQVLDAQSVFVLSQLMTGMFDRSLDGYMTVTGSSIADQLNRTYAGKSGTTETDSWMVGYSPSLVTGIWTGYDDNKQITKTREEAYAKNIWASFMTDAHEDIGKEKFDIPSGVTGVPIDPKSGKRATSYCDTSRVMYFKEGTEPREHCTIHMPEDQGQPEEEEKNEKEEQGLFEKVFDTLF
- a CDS encoding DUF1934 domain-containing protein — translated: MENNPKEVAVELKTAIDDNGEMEYNTVRATGQLFQKSRMDVLSYEETAEDGSPIKNMITIYSDRVAVKRTGLVNMHQHFRERKTSENVFQHPHGNIHMETFTNTITYQALSDNQKGMLIIDYVVKLNGQDERNHQLTLTIRHKEGL